CTGCAGTCCTGATGAAGCCACTGCTTATATGTTGGGAAGAGAAGGTGATAGCTAGCAGGAAAGTGAACACTTGAATAGGGAAGTGCCACACTCCAGCAAGATAGCCCTGGAGAAAAGTCAGTTTAGCTTAGGAAGTTGCTGATTCTTACCCAGTCCTTTTTCCTTGAGTCCCTTCACTGGTGGTGGCTGATCCCAGTGGACCATTTGGAGGTTTGAGCACTCCTCATTAGTTTCCCAGATCCGTTTGGCCTTACTGTGAAGGTACCTGTACCTTAAAGATCCTGTCCATACTACCTGAATTCTCCCTGCCCCAGATCATTTCAAACATTTGACAGCAGGTCTATTCCATTTCTTGCCAATCTAGTTAAAACAAGTAAGCTCAAAGTCAAGATTTATTGAAAGGGATTCCAAGCAGATATTTGGGCTCAACTTTCATGAGGCTTTTAACCCAGGTTAGTAGTTTCAAACTCTAGATTTAGTGAAGTAGACCAGCCCTATACCTGAATCTGAGGGAAATAAAGCAGGAGTGGGATTCTTTGCCATGTAGCCTATTCACACGTATCCTACTGCTGGCCTAGCCAGTCATCCCTCAGTGAGAAGAGGTGCACTGGCTCAGGGGGCGGGGGGACAGGCAGACACTGTTGCTCTGTAATGAAATGGACTCTTTCTAGTGGTATCTATATGTTAGACAGGCATTGTTGAAATTTCTTTAGTTCATTACATATAACCATAAAATAGGACAGGAAGAGACTTAGATAAAAACCAAATTACTCATGCAAATTAATACTTTCCGAGTTATGCCTGGAAAGTATTTTTAAGGCAGTGTGTTACCACCCTTCTAATTTGAGATTTCTGTGTGTTTATTGGGGGTTATTTATTGTCTATCTTTGTGGGATTCTTTTCTTGtttggttttatatttaagttcCTGTATAGTCCCTTGTAAGATGTGTTATATAATATCCCTTGAGGGATTTTCTAGCTTGTCAGTGTCAGTATTAAATGTGGACTCTGTTCTGAGGTAGTTGCCACCAGTCGTTGTGATAGCAATGGACATGTCAAACCTGGGCTGCCCAGCATGGTGGCAATGCGCTCTCTAGAGTGAGCTTCCTTAGTGGGTTTGCTTATTTGGGCAACAGCCATGTCAGGGAGCCAAGAATCAGGACTCTAGTTGTATGTAGTGCTTTTATTATAGGGAAAAAACATCATAATCCTTAGGGGGTAGTTCCATCAGAAGAGTCTCACTCTCTGCCTGACAAGCAGCCCTTGGCTATGGATCTAAGTTCTATGACCTGGTTAGATTATAGAGTCCAGAAGCACGTGGCAGTCCTTTCCACTGGAAAGGGCCAGATGTTCAGTGGGGCTATAAGTGACATTTCAATTCTTCTCTGAGTCCAAGTCATGACAAGAGTCATCTTCTGACACTCACCTTTATCTTGGGAGGTCAGTGCCCTTTAGATCCTGGTAGGGTTTGAGCAGGCAGGACAGATGACCCCGTGCTTTTGTCCCACTTCAATTTCCTAGATTgtgtggttctttgaaaatgttttaactttGATGTGAATTTGCAATCAAGAGAGTAGGTTTGGGGTCTCTTGTACACAGGGCTCTAGACCTCCCCGTGTGCCTCCCACCAGTGTGCACATCTGTGTGTCCAGCCCTGAGCTCCCCTCAGCACATTGTGCATGTACAGATTTATAGGTTTGTATGACTGAGTGAATGTACATGTGTTTATATCTTCTATATATGTACAGTGTATATAGTGTATGTGTACATAGATGTATATTATGTCTCCAGACATGTAGCCACATATCCAAACTCTCCTAATGTTTTAAAGAGATCTATGATAAGAGTTGCTAAAGTAAATAGATGTGGGTGTTCCACGGTCCCTCAGCAGGATGGATTTGCTGAGATTTTAACTCCATTTTCCTTTGGGTAAGTCTGGCTGGGAAAGGCCACTCTGTACCAGGGAAAGTTCCAGTCAGAAAAGGTCCTGACAGGATAACATTGCTGTTTTCTCTAGAGTCAGACAAGGACTAGGAAGCCGGAATACAGTTTATCCTAATGTCCAAAAACTAGGTGAGGATCTTTAACTGTTTGTCAACATACCTATTTATTGCCTAACTGGAAGGAACTTGGTAGCTCGAGCTGCTGGCCTTCCCAGAGACTGGCTGTCACATGGTCAGTTTCAGAACTGTGTTATGAGGCCTGGCTCCCTCCAATGTAGCAATTTCCCCACTTGTTCTAGACTCAGTCAGCAGACGGTGGGCACTGCCCTGTGACTAAATGTTAGTTCCCATCAATCCAACGCcagttcggggggggggggaaacctaccaagtattttttaaaaataagcataaatgTTATGGCTGACTTTATGGCATATAagttacaaattttaaattactctCCAACTATAGCATGTGAATGAAATCCACTGCCTtttctaaattatgattttaaattttcagataaaaattgctttttaacATGGACATGTATGCCCTTACAGCTACAGATGCCAAATTTTCCTTGTCCAGGTCTATTCTGGTGAATTTTCCCCCTAAATCGGGCTTTAAACTGAGACTCAGCAATCGGGAGCCAGGCCCCGCCCAGCAGTAGTTACTCATGGACCTGGTAAGCATAGGGGCCTAACCGGTGGGAAGGTTGAAAGCTGGCCTGCTGAAAGAAATCACTGCATTACAGCAAAAACATAATCCacgggttgctttttttttttaatagctgttGAAATGTTTGAAAACACTTCATTGAGACCATAGTACTCAGTGCCTTTTGTGAGACTGAGCCATTCAGCCTCCAGCTTCCCCATCTGTGATGTAAAGAAGCTCCTGCTGTTTCACTGGCCTACCAGCAGTGATTGTCACCTTTCCCCTGTCCTTTCCTGTTGTGACAATCACTATTGAAGGTAGCTTTTCCAGTTCAAGTAATACAAATGGAAGCTTGATAGTCTcgaaatgaatatttaaaaaatttcctttggGGCTACTTTTCTTAGCAGCAATCTAAAAATAAACAGAGCTTTAAAAAAGTATCTTGGGGTAGGGAATGTCAGATATTTTTAATGCCCAGCTATACTTTAAGAAGCCAACAATTTTGGTGTCTTAAAATGTATACATACAATATAGAAAAAAGTGCTCAGCAGCACTTATCAATTGACAGACTGTGATAAAGCTTAATATTTGAATAACATTTGGAAGTAGACTTTACATGAAAAATGGCTTTTCTTTAGGAAAGTATAATCAGTTGTCATGTTAACAACCAGAGCATTCATGGACTCAAATGCTGCTGCCACATACAACTCAAGtgctggaatatttttctatatcctcCCAATTATCTTGTATAAACCAGTGTTCAACTAGTTTTATAACTAAAAAACTGCACATTTTTCATAGTACAAACCATAGTTTTTACCTGTAGTTTGGACCTGTTAAAATGTAGCTAAGTATATTACCAGGCCTTTTAAAAGACATCTGTTAAAGGAAAATTTGGATGTTAGATTTTCTTGGGACCGTTTCTGTAACCTCTGCCCTTACCAATATAGAAAGTATTGTTTATGCCATTACATTTTAATTCCAGGTTTAAAACCTGTTGAAAGCTGTAGCTTAAAATCagctttgtttatgtgatggcatttaaaaaaatagcatgttctttttaaactgaattttataTCTAATCAATGTCTTCAGTCTTGAAGAAGAATTTGCATTGTTGTGTTTGTATATAGAGTATTGCAGTGCATGAATTAGCTTTATGCATTTTATTAAATGCTGTCTCAATGTGGCATTATTGTTGTGGCTTAATACTACTACCTAAATGAGGTTTATACTATTAAAAGTTAATTAAAGACTAACGTGCATCCTGCTCATCATTTTTCCtcataatagtaataacaataatgcCTGACCGCCAGAAGCCCCCAGAGCGCTCTCACCTAAACTCCAAGTAGATGGTGAGGAAGTGTCCTGAACTCAGAACCCTATACTTCACCTTAGACTCAGCCAGAGTAACTTAGCCCTTTCCATTTGATGAGCCACTGGACTGACTGACGTttctggagcagggcctgggcTGCCAGATCACTCAGATTGCCATTAGAGACATAGCCAGGCCTCAGACCAGACAGGACATATTCTTAAAGTTTCAGAAGTCATCTGCCCTCTAATTTTCAGATTAGGATTCTGAAGTACAAAGTCAAGATTTCTTAGCAGAACCCACTGGCAGCCAAATAACTTTAAATGGTTTGGCCAGGTAGtactcaaaatgaaaagaaatttggTCACTTCAGCAGAACAAGGTTGAAAATCATGTGACAAACATTGGTTatgcaaataaaattaagaaacattCTGTCAATCATAAAATCCTCATAACCCCTTAATAATTTCTTACCATTTCTGAAGCTTTTAAACCCAtcttttgcctgacctatggtggcaaagtggataaagcagcaaccctggaacactgaggttgccagtttgaaaccctgggcttgcctggtcagggcatatataggagttgatacttcctgctcctctctgccttctttctctcttctccctctctctaaaatgaataaagtctttaaaaatattttaaaaaaataagcccatcttttggccctggccagtagcttgatggatagagtgttggcctggcatatagatgtcctgggtttgatttgtggtcaggacacacaggagaagtaagcatctgcttcttctcccacctcccccttctctcttcctctcccacatccaatggctcagttggtttgagcatggctccgggtgctgaggatggctccaaggataGCTTCCCTGGAGCATATTAGCCTtgggcgctaaaaatagctctgtacccaagcatcatccccagatagggttgccaggtagatcctggtcaggctcatgagggagtgtgcctcactatctccctgcctctcactaaaaaaaaaacaaaaaacacaaccacatcttttattattattaaagtaggAAATGAAAGACAAAGGTTTAAAAAGCTAGTGCCCCCTAGTAGTGTTTATTTCCATGAATCATTATCTGCTGCCTATGATGAAATAGTTCACACAAACATAACAGGAATGCCggacatttatttctttaaagagggGTCTACTAGCTGGGTTCAGGGCAATCTTAGCTACCTTTCTGTGCCTGTGGACCATGAAGGGAAGAAATACTTCACCAGCTATGAGAACAGACCAAAAGGAACAAACTGAAAACACCTGGTGGCCCAGTGGAAAGCCTAGTCAGCTGGTGTGAAGGCCATGCTACAGTAAGCCAGGTTGGAATGGTTAGAAACATTGCAGGAACTAAAACCAGCACCCACAGGAGGGATTAGAATGAAGGGTAGATTTTTCTAGCCACCCTTCAAAATGGTGATGGGAGAGAAGGCACAATGAACAAAACTGAagctttcgcctgacctgtggtggtgcagtggataaggcatcaacctagaaatgctgaggtcgccggttcgaaaccttgggcttgcctggtcaaggcacatatgggagtcgatgcttccagctcctccccaccttctctgtctctctctcctctctgtctccctgtctctctctctctccctttctctctcctctctaaaatgaataaataaataaatttaaaaaaaaaaaaaactgaagcttTCCAGTTACACATTAGACCCCTCATGCCCACCACACCTCCCAACCCCCAAAAGCTATCAACCTAAACACAGATCTGGTACATAATCACAGTAAACTATAATATAAGCATCAAATGTAAAAAGAACCAGATTTCTCAATTTAATGGGACAGTCTCCAAGTTTCAAACAAAACACATTCTGGTCTTACATCATTTTCCACAGCCAACTACCTCTTAGGGTAATGcccttattcccattttatagagtgTGTTAGGCCTTGACCAAGGCTCTATCAGAGAGGAACTCAGACCTTAAACCTGCTCTTCCAAGCCCACCTTGTTGCATTCCATTGGGCAAAATCTGCTGGTCTCTGTTTCCACTGCTCTTGTAAGTGACCCAGGAGGGCTGTGGTGTTTCCTAAGGGCTAAAACCAGCAGTGGCAGCAATATCTGTGACCTAAGGAGGAAAGAACTACTAGACAGACCCTCAGTAACATCTCACCCTCTTACAAACATTAAAAGGAGAACTGAGCAAGACGGTTAACTGAGACACAGCCTCTAGCACCAGTCCCTCAGGAAAGGGccacaaagtctttttttttttttttttttttaacagagacaaagagagggacagatagacaggaagggagagagatgagaagtatcaatttttcgttgcagctccttagttcattgattgccttctcatatgtgccttgactggggggggggggggggtaactacagcagaccgactgactccttgctcaagctgggtgagccttgctcaaaccagatgagcccatgctcaagctggcaacctcagggcctcaaacctgcgtcctccacaccccagtccgacactgtatccactgcaccactgcctggtcaggcgtgggcCACAAAGTCTTGCAGGCAGTTACTTCTTTCATCTTTCATGGTCTGTAAACTTACCTAATGAGCAAGGGGCTGGCAGTGGCTGGCTCACCAGTGGGCACATTCCTAAGGGAGGCTGGTCTGTCTGCCGACCACTGGAGCCTCCTGCATCTCTGATGCACCCACAGACAGGCCCCTCAGGAGGAAATGGACAGTTGGCTTTAGTTTAAGTGAGCACTTTGCACTGGGATTTCTGAAAAATACCCAGAGAGCCTCAATAGAGGGACAGCAGCAGATGGCTCCAACCAGAATCAACCAAAGCTGCACTTGATTCTCCAGAGCAGGGTCTGAAAGAAGAGTTAAAACCAGTGGCgaacagtctgaccaggtggtggcgtagtggatagagcatcagactgggatgcagaggaccgaagttcaagaccctgtggttgccggcttgagtgcaggcttaccaacttgaatgctggcttgagcccaaaggttgctggtttgagcccaaaggttgctggcttgagcaaggggtccctcactctgctgtagccccccagtcagggcacatgtaggaaagcaatcaatgaacaactaaggtgccacaacaaagaattgatgcaactcatctctctcctttctagtcTGTCCCTATGTCCAAGGTGCCTTCCTGCTCCAAAGCCCTGTTCCCATACAGGCCTTCCTTCTTGTGCCTGTCAGACCAGATACACACCATGCTGCTGGAGTGATTAAGgagcattttattttcatctccCTGGGAACAGAACCAGGGGCCTTCCTTGTGTTCAAGGTAACCTAGCCCACAGGCCCAGGGCCTTAGTCCTGGGCACTGGCTATCAGAGTTGCTTTGTACTTCCCTGTCATCTCCTTGGGTAATGGcaccagggctgggcagggtACCTGCCCTTCCACCTCACAGATGCACTCCCGCAGGCAATACTTCGGAGGTCCAAAGTGGGCTGGATGAGAAAGCTGCTTTTTCTCCTGCTCCTCTTTCTTGAGGGTTTCCCTGCCAAAAAACACAGACAGCAACAAGGTGTGGGCAACGCTGCTTTGGAAGCACTGGACTTCTTGGAGTGAACCCCACCATCAGCCAGGGAGACCTGGATCTCCTGAGTCTCCTCACATGTTCCTCATTCCACAGACCTATCCCTCCCCTCACCACAGGCAAGGCCGTTAATATCCGAGCAGTGTCAGGCCCCAGAGCACGTGTTCCCCTGGGAAGCACACTCACCCCAGGCCCACACAACAATAGAGAAACTTCAACCGACAGCCAGGGGCAACCCCACTTCTGACTCATGGGACACTCAAGATAGTAGAGGCCTGGAAATGCCTCCATTTCCCTTCTCAAAGACAGACATTCTtggcttccttccccttcctccatgGAAAGAAAAGGGACATGTCACCATAGGCCCCAGGGCTTGATACCCATTATCCCCAAACGGGGACATGTTTCTAGCCACACAAGGCAAGTATTTTGGCTGCATCTCAGCTTCCCACTGACCCCAGGAGGGAGGGATGACCTTTATCCCCTCCTCACAGTGGAGGAAGTTCCAGCTCACAGAGGCTCAATGACTTACAGTCACACATGGTAAGCAGCAGAGCCAGTTGGAACAGACACTTCAGCCCACACTCCCTGATGAGTGGCTCGCTGTCACAGAGCCTGCTGCCTGGACACCCCTCCCAGCACATCCCGTTCCTCTCTCCAAGTTTCTGGTTTTGGAGACGTTTGTTCCCCTCCAGGTCAACCCCAGCAACTCACTCATTCTTCCCCAGGATTTTTCTGATGTGTTCCATTATCTCTTTATTGCTCTTGGTCTCCATATCCACGAGAACCTGCTCACCAGAATCTGGAAACGGGAAGTAAAGGGTGGGGGCAACCTCATAACTCAGAAGCATGCTCCTCAGCCTCAAATTGGTTGTGATTTGGGAtttgcttttgaaatatttttacaataaagtaaatatgtttgtttatataaCCCATACTATTACTACCTTTCTTTTTCCATATTTCTTTAGACATGAGCAGACATAAATTTTAAGCATTTACAAAAGCATACTACTTTAATCgaaattccatgttcatggacagaAAGATTCAATATCGTTAATATGGCAGTCCTCCCCAAACTGGTCTATAGATTCAATTCAacccctatcaaaattccagcgGGTGTTTGTGCAGAAAATGACAAATTAAGCCTAAAATTCATGGAAAACAAGGAAATGGAAGGATGTTCATTTCCCAATTTCAAATTTACTataagctacagtaatcaagtcACTACTTAAGAACAGACTACTTTAGGCCctgaatccagaaataaacacttatatttaaagaaatgatgCTGGGACAGCTGGATATCCCATGCAAATAAATGAGTTTAGACCTTTACTTCCCAGCAttgaaaaaaacaagcaaacaaaaaaacctcaaaatgcaccagatctaaatgtaagagctaaaacttctataaaacttttttctaagtgagaagaggggagatagtgagactgactcccacaagtgccccaaccaggattcacccagcaaaccccccaccccaccccaccctaccctatcttgggccaatgctccaatcagtcgagctgtttttagcacctgaggctaatactcagaccaaccaagctatccttagcacccagggccaatgctcaaaccaactgaaccaatcaagccactggctacaagagaggaagagggagaggcaagagagagggtgagagagagaagcagatggtcacttctcttgtgtgccctgactaggaatcaaacccaggatctaTGTCCAtaatgctgggccaatgctctatccactgagcaaactggccaggacctataaaactttttaaagaaatagaaaatataacctAGGCAAAGACTTTCAGATAAGACATAAAAAATatgatctaggccctggccacatggctcagtggtagactgtcagccAGGCATCTGAAGTCCTGGCTTTGATCCTTGGCCAGGGCTcacaagagaaatgcccatcttcttccccagccctcccccctcccttctctctgtctctctcttcccctcctgcagccaaggctccattggagcaaagttggcccaggcgctgaggatggctctatggcctctgcctcaggcaccagaatggctctggttgcaatggagcaatgtcccagatgggcagagcatcacaccctaatgggcatgctgggtggatcctggtcgggcgcatgcaggagtctgtctctctgcctcctcccagcttctcacttcagaaaaatacaaaaaaaaaaaaatccacagagaaAAATCTGGTAAATTGaacttaaaattcaaaatttttgtATGtaatctgataaaggacttgtatctCAACTATATAAAGAATATCAAAACTCAGTACaacaatccaaaaaaaattgggcaaaatatttgaacatttaACCCAAAAAAAGCTAATAGGCATACTCTTACTCCTtaggaaaatgagaaaactaaaaccacaatgagcctgacctgtagtggtatAGTATATAAAGCACAGagctggaatgctaaggtcgccggttcaaaacccagggcttgcccggtcaaggcacatacaagaaacaactgtTAGTTGACACTTCCCGtccacctttctctcctctctaaaatcaataaaatctataaatcaaataaaaataaaaccagaatgagaGTGGTtaaaattgttgttgttttttaatgtttattttattgattttagagggagatgtagggagagagagacaggaacatctatctattcctgtatgtgacctgagcagggattgaatcAGTACCTCTGCGCTTTGGAACAATgttctaatcaaccgagctatacagccagggtttaattttttgacagaaatagagagagagagtcagagagagggacagatagggacagacagacaggaggggagaaagatgagaagcatcaattcttcattgcagctccttcactattgctttctcatatgtgccttgatgggggggggtgctacagcagagcgagtgaccccttgctcaagccagtgactccacattcaaactggtgagctcatgctcaagctcaatgagcccgtgctcaagctggcgaccttggggtttcgaacctgggtcttccgcatcccagtccgatgctctatctactgcgctgctgcctggtcagggcaggtttaattttttttaaatggacagaaTAAAGTGCTACTGAGGATGCAGTGACACGAACTTTTAATACATTGCTGgtaaaacacaaaatattagccaacttaGCGAGTGatttaagacaaaaaagaaaaatagattgggaaggaaggaataaaactttgcaaatgacatgattgtgtatatagaaaatactaaggaatttatgccctggccaggtagctcagttggttagagcatcaccccagtacgaggttacaggttcaatccccagtcagggcacatataagaatcaaccaacgagtCCATAAGTAAGTGGaccaacaaatcgatgtttctctcttttccaaaatcaattttaaaaaggaatttagaaaacaaagctACAAGATATAAGTGGGTTTATAGTAAGGCTGCAAGACACAGTCCATATACAAAAGTTAACTGTactaaccaaaaaagaaaatgaaatatttaaaaataacatttacagtAATCATAAAACATactcaatattgttaaaatgtccattctcagctctggccggttagctcagttggttaagaacaCTGTCCCAAAACaagtaggtttgatccccatcaGGCACACagagcaaccagtgaatgcacaactgagtggaacaacagatgaatgcttctctctcccctcttctctgtctcttaaaaaaagaaaatccattctCCTCAAAATGATCTATAATgtaattccaatcaaaatcccagcaatcTTTTTTCTAGAAACTGCCAGACTATGAAGTTTCTATGAAAATCCAAAGAACCTAgacaaactaaaataattttttggggaaaaaaaagaacaaagttggccctggccaggtagttcagagCATCATctcagtacaccaaggttgcaggttcaatcgccagtcagggcatatataagagtCAACCGATGAATGTATTAATGAGTGCAAGAACAAATTATtgtttctctccaaaatcaatcaacaaaatttttttttttctttttttttttttccatttttctgaagctggaaacagggagagacagtcagacagactcccgcatgcgcccgaccgggatccacccggcacgcccaccaggggcgacgctctgcccatcctgggcgtcgccatattgcgaccagagccactctagcacctgaggcagaggccacagagccatccccagcgcccgggccatctttgctccaatggagccttggctgcgggaggggaagagagagatagagaggaaagcgcggcggaggggtggagaagcaaatgggcgcttctcctgtgtgccctggccgggaatcgaacccgggtcctccgcacgctaggccgacgctctaccgctgagccaactggccagggcaatcaacaaaatttttaaatgaataaactgatatatataacatggatgaatcacaaaaagatgaataaaagctAGACACAAAATACGTAACTGAgattctatttatgtgaactTCTGAAACAACACTAATCTATATATGATGAAATCGCAACAGTGGTTGCCTCTAGCAGAGGGGGAATTGGAAAATAGCACTAGAGAACTTTTTGGAGTAACAGAAATGTTCTTCGTTTTCATTGGGAAACTGATGACACAGATACATAACGGTCAGAACTCATCAATCTATGCACATTAGAGCATTAGACCTgtacatttattataaataaattatacctcaataaagttaattttttaaatacaaacaaaaatatgtacaCGAAATTGTCATACCATCACCATTCTCTTTACCATCCATTTACcttgctgtgtttttttttcatggcactttttcttttttctctcttttttttttcttttaagcgaaagagagacaggaacagacaggaagggagagaaatgaaaagcatcaactcatagttgcagcaccttagttgttcattgattgctttctcatatgtgtcatgACCACCGGGGGGGGAGGGgtcctccagccaagccaatgaccctttgctcaagccagtgaccatggggtcatgtctgtgatcccacattcaagccggcgacctcagggtttccaacctgggtcctcagtgtcccaggccaacattctatccactgcgccaccacctagtcaggcagcaCTTATCTTCTAACATACTATCTTGTTAAGTATTTTGATCATTCTGTCTCCTCCTGCTAGAGTATCATCTCTGCAAGAGCAGAGATCTTTGTATGGCTCCCTGGCACCCTGAGCACCTAGAAGAAGAGTACTTGGGTCCTAGCAGACACTCGCTACGTATTTGCTGAATGACTTGGCCATTCTTggcaagaaataaaatgagagaacattacatattttatttcccaATCTATACTTCATTTGATTCTCTTAACCATGTAAGGTGGATGTTTTCCTTTACTTGAGAAATAAAGCAATGGAAATGTTTCTTGCTCAGGGTTAGAATGAGAGCTGAACCAAAACATATAGTCTTATGACTTTTCTGGGCACTGAGCCCAATTTAACTGGTCCagag
This window of the Saccopteryx bilineata isolate mSacBil1 chromosome 10, mSacBil1_pri_phased_curated, whole genome shotgun sequence genome carries:
- the MRPS25 gene encoding small ribosomal subunit protein mS25; its protein translation is MPMKGRFPIRRTLQYLAQGNVVFKDSVKVMTVNYNTHGKLGEGARKFVFFNIPQIQYKNPWVQIMMFKNMTPSPFLRFYLDSGEQVLVDMETKSNKEIMEHIRKILGKNEETLKKEEQEKKQLSHPAHFGPPKYCLRECICEVEGQVPCPALVPLPKEMTGKYKATLIASAQD